The Burkholderia cepacia genome includes a region encoding these proteins:
- a CDS encoding RAQPRD family integrative conjugative element protein, which yields MRAHAADTASESAQLAAIARQLDTIDRLATQSEQLPDSDSTHEHFDYARLHADIARVREGVQDYLSRRRPLPRDPSTLVGHYRVRTDAP from the coding sequence ATGCGTGCGCACGCAGCCGACACCGCGTCCGAATCCGCACAACTCGCCGCCATCGCGCGCCAGCTCGACACCATCGATCGACTCGCGACGCAAAGCGAACAGCTCCCCGATAGCGACAGCACGCACGAGCACTTCGACTACGCACGCCTGCACGCCGACATCGCCCGCGTGCGCGAAGGCGTCCAGGACTACCTGAGTCGGCGTCGCCCGCTACCGCGTGATCCGTCCACGCTCGTCGGTCACTATCGCGTGAGGACGGATGCGCCATGA
- a CDS encoding TIGR03752 family integrating conjugative element protein: MKSNGLLKWLVIPVLVLAVWGLIKTWTAHHAPRAASNVASDTLTPAELKALGIEGDTPHDTVATLVGQVKALRGEIQAAVNDNQAQRAENERLRQRESDIDQRIQNAVNAERDRLHDERNQAQSDQQQTQGLLQDLEHRLDTLDHKNGTDLPVGLGLREVDGAGFAGGEMQWTEPADKTPQGTKRNGASSAPSTGAVGGFGAADTMPAQQTLPSNDTTNPGDGATDKPHLRPVYTVPANATLIGSIAMTALIGRVPVDGTVNDPYPFKVLIGPDNLTANGIDLPDVAGAVVSGSASGDWTLSCVRGQIRSITFVFRDGTIRTLPANDHGSNSDTASNTTSNTTNGAATTQGGLGWISDPYGIPCVAGERRSNAEQYLGSQALITAAGAGAASLIPKGSDNVSYVSSNGNTLGTVGISGNEAMGRILAGGVQEMSQWVNKLYGQAFAAIYVKPGAKVAVHIDQPLTLDYDPKGRKVNYRTGGSHAPDLD; encoded by the coding sequence ATGAAAAGTAACGGCCTGCTCAAATGGCTAGTCATCCCCGTACTGGTGCTCGCGGTGTGGGGGCTGATCAAGACGTGGACAGCACACCACGCGCCGCGCGCGGCATCGAACGTCGCGTCCGACACGCTGACACCCGCGGAGCTCAAGGCCCTCGGCATCGAAGGCGATACGCCGCACGACACGGTCGCCACGCTGGTCGGTCAGGTGAAAGCGCTGCGCGGCGAAATCCAGGCGGCGGTCAACGACAACCAGGCGCAGCGCGCGGAGAACGAGCGCCTGCGTCAGCGCGAAAGCGACATCGACCAGCGCATCCAGAACGCGGTGAACGCCGAGCGCGATCGCCTGCACGACGAACGCAACCAGGCGCAAAGCGACCAGCAACAGACGCAAGGTCTGCTGCAGGATCTCGAACACCGCCTCGACACGCTCGATCACAAGAATGGCACTGATCTGCCGGTGGGCCTGGGATTGCGCGAGGTCGATGGCGCCGGCTTCGCGGGCGGCGAGATGCAATGGACCGAACCGGCCGACAAGACCCCGCAAGGCACGAAGCGTAACGGTGCATCATCCGCCCCCTCGACCGGCGCGGTTGGCGGTTTCGGAGCGGCCGACACCATGCCCGCGCAGCAGACACTGCCGTCGAACGACACGACGAACCCGGGCGATGGAGCGACTGATAAACCGCACCTGCGTCCGGTCTACACCGTGCCCGCCAATGCCACCTTGATCGGTTCGATCGCGATGACTGCACTGATCGGGCGCGTGCCCGTCGACGGCACGGTCAACGATCCGTATCCGTTCAAGGTGCTGATTGGCCCCGACAACCTCACCGCCAACGGCATCGATCTGCCGGATGTCGCGGGCGCGGTGGTGAGCGGTTCGGCATCGGGCGACTGGACGCTCTCGTGCGTGCGCGGACAGATCCGCTCCATCACCTTCGTGTTCCGCGACGGCACGATTCGTACGTTGCCCGCGAACGATCACGGGTCGAACAGCGACACGGCAAGCAACACCACCAGCAACACCACCAACGGCGCCGCGACCACGCAAGGCGGCCTGGGCTGGATCAGCGATCCCTATGGCATTCCGTGCGTCGCGGGCGAGCGGCGCAGCAACGCCGAGCAATACCTGGGTTCGCAAGCGCTGATCACCGCGGCGGGCGCGGGTGCGGCATCACTCATTCCCAAGGGCAGCGACAACGTGTCCTACGTATCGAGCAACGGCAACACGCTCGGCACCGTCGGTATTTCCGGCAACGAGGCGATGGGTCGCATCTTGGCGGGCGGCGTGCAGGAGATGTCGCAATGGGTCAACAAGCTCTACGGCCAGGCTTTCGCCGCCATCTACGTGAAGCCCGGCGCCAAGGTGGCCGTCCACATCGATCAACCGCTCACCCTCGACTACGACCCGAAAGGCCGCAAGGTCAACTACCGAACGGGAGGTTCGCATGCACCGGATCTCGACTAG
- a CDS encoding PFL_4703 family integrating conjugative element protein translates to MSRFRNEVARLDAHVTTLRRVVTGLFVLVLALAIGWWNAPRQLTIHIPPDLRSGSTRKWWEVPPSSVYAFAFYVFQQLNRWPTNGEEDYPRNLRALTAYLTPSCKAFLDSDVAYRRDSGELRNRVRGIYEIPGHGYGDDPGFHVKVLSNDAWLATLDLAADEYYGAEQVKRALVRYRLKVVRMDIDPEKNPFGLGLDCYASPPERLALPTPTPPAAASGASGVLP, encoded by the coding sequence ATGAGTCGCTTTCGCAACGAAGTGGCGCGGCTGGATGCGCACGTGACCACCCTGCGTCGTGTCGTCACGGGTCTCTTCGTACTCGTCTTGGCCCTCGCGATCGGTTGGTGGAATGCACCTCGCCAGCTCACCATCCACATTCCGCCGGACCTGCGCTCGGGTAGCACGCGCAAATGGTGGGAAGTGCCGCCCTCGTCCGTCTACGCGTTCGCCTTCTATGTGTTCCAGCAACTCAACCGCTGGCCGACCAACGGCGAAGAGGATTACCCGCGCAACCTCCGCGCGCTCACCGCGTATCTCACGCCCTCGTGCAAGGCGTTTCTGGACAGCGACGTGGCGTACCGGCGCGACAGCGGCGAGCTGCGCAACCGGGTCCGCGGCATCTACGAGATTCCCGGCCACGGCTATGGCGATGATCCCGGCTTTCATGTGAAGGTGCTTTCCAACGATGCCTGGCTCGCCACGCTCGATCTCGCCGCCGATGAGTATTACGGCGCCGAGCAGGTCAAGCGCGCCCTCGTGCGCTACCGGCTGAAGGTCGTGCGCATGGACATCGATCCAGAGAAAAACCCGTTCGGACTCGGCCTCGACTGCTACGCCTCGCCACCCGAACGGCTCGCGCTGCCGACGCCCACCCCACCGGCCGCCGCATCGGGCGCCAGCGGAGTTCTGCCATGA
- a CDS encoding TIGR03750 family conjugal transfer protein, which yields MPNEIDTLRDGTVAFLPNRLNRQPVIVRGLTADELWITVGLSAIAGIVLGMPLAWLTRSIAMAPTTIMASIATGIVAGGTLLRRQKRGRPDTWLYRQWQWWLLCHAPFVSRWIGARALIVRSGAWTVRRTTLTTRGGVR from the coding sequence ATGCCGAACGAGATCGACACCCTTCGCGACGGCACCGTGGCGTTCCTGCCAAATCGCCTGAACCGACAGCCCGTCATCGTGCGGGGACTCACCGCTGACGAACTCTGGATCACCGTCGGCCTCTCCGCGATCGCGGGCATCGTGCTTGGCATGCCGCTCGCGTGGCTCACACGCAGCATCGCCATGGCGCCGACCACGATCATGGCAAGCATCGCGACCGGCATCGTCGCGGGCGGCACGCTGCTGCGCCGACAGAAACGTGGGCGCCCGGATACGTGGCTTTACCGGCAGTGGCAATGGTGGCTGCTCTGCCATGCGCCGTTCGTGTCGCGCTGGATCGGTGCGCGAGCGCTGATCGTGCGCTCCGGTGCATGGACCGTTCGCCGTACGACGCTCACGACACGCGGAGGCGTGCGATGA
- a CDS encoding ATP-binding protein: protein MKVCYLGRRSARRNPAPQEDGDVIELLWDNWDDYGYKTSFATTCRLGGKLVDIGAIRLLIGDLTMSVTALDELRKAGWDGTFPAPGLDYISVPQEITFYQQVKAHLGGAVAMKVARALRDASLLVRSLDGAAQKLVATEGFKNSLQRERGSVTAYLDGWKVLEDLAIAVQDFNFNFRDVYNAISTLTLNFDAAALLPHDINVMIGPNGVGKSRVLHQMVQCWTNPDHAEEEAGFAEQPNLSQIAVVSYSPFERFPVDMDGISVQDKDIYRYFGFRGRSGEARRIRISHEFPKITAAQSLVACLADDQKYKAIEDWARKVSTVETVLRTAFQFDFAAVEVESGKRVRSLYADVNGVTGDTHVDFDGHRYVPIATHTMNHANPQRILEACVAKSGVAFFKDGTPIELSSGQRLFAYIVIDLLGAIRRNSLILIDEPELFLHPTLEIQFLEMLKEILANFNSKALLATHSEVIVREVPADCVHVFERTDDGLVIKHPPFQTFGGDIQRISSYVFGDNAVSKPFEKWLKHQLEEHGSAKSLIDALGDNLNEELLVQIKSMDDDNVW from the coding sequence GTGAAAGTCTGCTATTTGGGAAGGCGGAGTGCGCGCCGCAATCCGGCGCCACAGGAGGACGGCGATGTCATCGAGCTCCTTTGGGATAACTGGGACGACTACGGCTATAAGACCAGTTTCGCGACTACCTGTCGTTTGGGCGGCAAACTCGTCGACATTGGTGCAATCCGTCTGCTTATCGGCGACCTTACAATGTCCGTCACTGCGCTAGATGAACTGCGCAAAGCTGGTTGGGATGGCACCTTTCCGGCGCCCGGCCTTGATTACATATCCGTCCCACAGGAGATCACCTTCTACCAACAAGTAAAGGCTCACCTTGGTGGCGCGGTAGCAATGAAGGTGGCCCGCGCACTGCGTGACGCCAGCTTGCTGGTTCGTAGCCTGGATGGAGCCGCCCAGAAGCTGGTTGCCACAGAGGGTTTTAAGAACTCCTTGCAACGCGAGCGAGGAAGCGTGACCGCCTATCTCGATGGCTGGAAAGTACTCGAAGACTTGGCCATTGCCGTACAGGATTTCAACTTCAATTTCAGGGACGTCTACAACGCGATATCGACGTTGACACTCAATTTTGATGCGGCGGCTCTTTTGCCGCACGACATCAACGTGATGATCGGACCCAATGGCGTCGGGAAGTCTCGTGTGCTTCATCAGATGGTCCAGTGCTGGACTAATCCTGATCACGCGGAAGAGGAAGCTGGGTTCGCAGAACAACCAAACCTCAGTCAGATTGCGGTTGTCTCGTACAGTCCTTTCGAACGATTCCCCGTCGACATGGATGGTATCAGTGTCCAAGATAAGGACATTTACCGCTACTTCGGCTTCAGGGGCAGATCGGGCGAAGCCCGCCGAATTCGGATCTCGCATGAATTTCCCAAGATAACTGCCGCGCAGTCATTGGTTGCCTGCCTCGCAGACGACCAGAAGTACAAAGCGATCGAAGACTGGGCGCGCAAGGTAAGTACGGTCGAGACTGTGCTACGCACCGCGTTCCAATTCGATTTTGCAGCGGTGGAAGTCGAATCCGGGAAACGCGTCCGGTCACTTTACGCCGACGTGAATGGTGTGACCGGGGACACGCATGTCGACTTTGATGGTCATCGCTATGTTCCAATCGCGACCCACACCATGAACCACGCAAATCCTCAGCGCATCCTTGAAGCTTGCGTGGCAAAGTCGGGGGTGGCGTTCTTCAAGGATGGCACGCCGATCGAACTCAGTTCAGGCCAACGTCTCTTCGCATACATCGTGATTGACCTGCTCGGGGCTATTCGACGCAATAGCCTCATTTTGATCGATGAGCCTGAGCTGTTTTTACACCCCACCCTAGAGATTCAGTTCCTTGAGATGCTCAAGGAAATCCTTGCCAACTTCAACTCAAAAGCCCTTCTGGCGACCCACTCGGAAGTCATCGTTCGCGAAGTTCCGGCCGACTGCGTCCATGTTTTTGAACGCACCGACGACGGCTTAGTCATCAAACATCCGCCGTTTCAAACCTTCGGCGGCGACATCCAGCGAATCTCGTCTTACGTCTTCGGCGACAATGCAGTGTCAAAGCCTTTCGAGAAATGGCTGAAGCACCAACTCGAGGAACACGGCTCAGCGAAGTCCCTCATCGATGCGCTGGGAGATAACCTCAACGAAGAGCTGCTCGTGCAGATCAAGTCCATGGACGATGACAACGTATGGTGA
- a CDS encoding TIGR03749 family integrating conjugative element protein, which produces MSPAHAVDVMHWDRLPLAVPLIVGQERVVFIDRDVRVGVPAAIADHLRVQSADGAIYLRASAPIEPTRLQLQDVANGTLILLDIAAHPAAPKEAPLEPVRIVVDHPPSSKSAQTPTRDDDANDNATKALDTPVPVLLTRYAAQSLYAPLRTVEPVDGIASVPVDRTLPLDSLLPTVPVSASAWAAWRLDDEWVTAVRLTNTSAQHLDLDPRALQGDFVAATFQHPDLGPAGDDTDTTVVYLVTRGHGLAGSLLPTVSPIDVHPTAPSTTEGAGDEK; this is translated from the coding sequence ATGTCGCCCGCGCACGCGGTGGACGTGATGCATTGGGATCGCCTGCCGCTGGCCGTGCCGCTGATCGTCGGCCAGGAGCGGGTGGTCTTCATCGATCGCGACGTGCGCGTCGGCGTGCCGGCCGCGATCGCCGATCATCTGCGCGTGCAGAGTGCCGATGGTGCGATCTACTTGCGCGCCAGTGCGCCGATCGAACCTACCCGCCTGCAACTGCAAGATGTGGCCAACGGCACGCTGATCCTGCTCGACATTGCCGCACATCCTGCTGCGCCCAAGGAGGCGCCGCTGGAGCCGGTGCGGATCGTCGTGGACCATCCACCGTCCAGCAAGTCGGCGCAAACGCCAACGCGCGACGATGATGCCAACGACAACGCGACCAAGGCCCTCGATACACCGGTCCCGGTGCTACTCACGCGCTATGCCGCGCAAAGCCTGTATGCCCCGCTGCGCACCGTGGAACCTGTCGACGGTATCGCATCGGTGCCCGTCGATCGCACGCTGCCGTTGGACAGTCTGCTCCCCACCGTGCCCGTGAGCGCGTCGGCCTGGGCCGCGTGGCGGCTCGATGACGAATGGGTCACTGCGGTTCGGTTGACCAACACGTCCGCGCAGCACCTCGATCTCGATCCGCGCGCGTTGCAGGGCGATTTCGTGGCCGCCACCTTCCAGCATCCCGACCTCGGACCGGCCGGCGACGACACCGATACCACCGTCGTGTATCTCGTCACACGCGGTCACGGCTTGGCGGGTTCGCTACTGCCCACGGTCAGCCCGATCGACGTGCATCCGACGGCGCCGTCCACGACCGAAGGAGCCGGCGATGAAAAGTAA
- a CDS encoding integrating conjugative element protein produces MLPIRDGESIVKLAHRFVCVALLGLVCIASAQDLIVVGDDGGVSALPYYRALNLLPDTPAAITPAVPTTPHAPYREADLLPVHSARLTPGRVTPRTLSAPGLSPFFLIGDDRPSRAWLHARGDTLRAMGAIGLVVNVGSAEGLAALRRDAPGLTLVPTSGDDIAIRLGLSHYPVLVTATGIEP; encoded by the coding sequence ATGCTGCCTATCCGTGATGGGGAGTCGATCGTGAAGCTTGCTCATCGCTTTGTGTGTGTCGCGCTACTGGGACTTGTATGCATCGCATCTGCGCAAGACCTGATCGTCGTCGGCGACGATGGCGGCGTGTCGGCGCTGCCGTATTACCGCGCGCTCAACCTGTTGCCCGACACGCCGGCCGCCATCACACCCGCTGTACCGACGACACCGCACGCACCGTATCGCGAAGCCGATCTGTTGCCCGTGCATTCGGCGCGCCTGACTCCGGGGCGAGTGACACCGCGCACGCTTAGCGCGCCCGGCCTCTCGCCCTTTTTTCTGATTGGCGACGACCGCCCTTCGCGTGCCTGGCTGCATGCCCGCGGTGACACGCTGCGTGCGATGGGCGCCATTGGTCTAGTCGTGAACGTCGGTTCGGCCGAAGGACTCGCCGCCCTGCGACGCGATGCGCCGGGTCTCACGCTAGTCCCCACCTCCGGCGACGACATCGCAATTCGCCTGGGCCTCTCGCACTATCCCGTGCTCGTGACCGCCACGGGCATCGAACCATGA
- a CDS encoding TIGR03751 family conjugal transfer lipoprotein has protein sequence MHRISTSALIAACLVLLAGCATTKDKVLPHGDATMLDIWNQQTGGANAAQATRQVMDAREALRRPLTSADQATAPGDNASYTRTAENEIRSLFHRLPNPDMVMYVFPHLAGTHPTPVPGYSTVFPFYERVHYTMPGERTESY, from the coding sequence ATGCACCGGATCTCGACTAGCGCCCTGATCGCCGCCTGCCTCGTGCTGCTTGCCGGCTGCGCAACCACGAAAGACAAGGTCTTGCCGCACGGCGACGCCACGATGCTGGACATCTGGAATCAGCAGACCGGCGGCGCGAACGCCGCGCAGGCCACGAGACAGGTGATGGATGCACGCGAAGCGCTACGTCGACCGCTGACATCCGCAGACCAAGCGACCGCCCCCGGTGATAACGCGAGCTACACGCGTACCGCCGAAAACGAAATCAGGTCGCTCTTTCATCGCCTGCCCAACCCGGACATGGTGATGTACGTGTTTCCGCATCTGGCCGGTACGCATCCCACGCCGGTACCCGGATACAGCACCGTGTTTCCGTTCTACGAGCGCGTGCACTACACGATGCCCGGCGAACGGACGGAGTCGTACTGA
- the traD gene encoding type IV conjugative transfer system coupling protein TraD, with the protein MAQEHAVEVLLRPAVELYTVAVCALGATLCVAAPWSLALTPRFGLVSAFAFGALGYRRWQQARVILRYRRHIRRLPRYVMASRDVPVSQQWLFIGKGFRWEPHHTHRLVQTYRPEFRRYVEPPLAWRLARRLEAKREFVPLPLSALARATAWDHPLNPVRPLPPVGGLPRLHGIEPVEIDVTLPLGERVGHSLVLGTTRVGKTRLAELFITQDIRRVRNGQHEVVIVFDPKGDADLLKRMYVEAKRAGRDGEFYIFHLGWPDISARYNAIGRFGRISEVATRVAGQLSGEGNSAAFREFAWRFVNIIARALVELGQRPDYLLIQRHVINIDALFIEYAQHFFAKAEPKAWDVVVQLEARLNEKTIPRHMVGREKRVVAIEQYLSQARVFDPVLDGLRSAVRYDRTYFDKIVASLLPLLEKLTTGKIAQLLAPDYRDLADPRPIFDWMQVIRKRAIVYVGLDALSDAEVAAAVGNSMFSDLVSVAGHIYKFGVDDGLPGAAVGAQIPINVHADEFNELMGDEFIPMINKGGGAGVQVTAYTQTLSDIEARIGNRAKAGQVIGNFNNLFMLRVRETATAELLTRQLPKVDVYTASVVSGATDSSDPKGKTAFTSNTVDRVSATSVPMIEPAHVVALPKGQCFALLEGGNLWKIRMPLPVPDPDDAMPENLQAMARAMRQHYTDAGDWWESTGIEDLQQPTLPADLLDDFRQMTANDVDAAA; encoded by the coding sequence ATGGCGCAGGAACACGCCGTCGAGGTGCTGTTGCGGCCGGCGGTCGAGCTTTACACCGTGGCCGTGTGTGCGCTCGGCGCAACGCTGTGCGTGGCGGCGCCCTGGTCACTCGCGCTGACGCCCCGTTTCGGTCTCGTCTCGGCGTTCGCCTTCGGTGCGCTGGGTTATCGCCGCTGGCAACAGGCACGTGTCATCCTGCGCTACCGCCGTCACATCCGCCGCTTGCCGCGTTACGTGATGGCGAGCCGCGATGTGCCGGTGAGCCAGCAGTGGCTCTTTATCGGCAAGGGCTTTCGGTGGGAGCCGCACCATACGCACCGCCTGGTACAGACGTATCGACCGGAGTTTCGCCGATACGTCGAACCCCCACTCGCCTGGCGGCTCGCACGTCGGCTCGAAGCGAAACGCGAATTCGTGCCGTTGCCGCTCTCGGCGCTCGCACGCGCCACCGCCTGGGATCACCCGCTCAATCCTGTCCGCCCGTTGCCACCTGTCGGTGGCCTGCCGCGTCTGCACGGTATCGAGCCGGTCGAAATCGACGTGACATTGCCGCTGGGCGAGCGCGTGGGTCATTCGCTGGTGCTCGGTACGACCCGCGTCGGCAAGACGCGCCTGGCCGAACTCTTCATCACGCAGGACATCCGACGCGTGCGCAACGGCCAGCACGAGGTCGTGATCGTGTTCGATCCGAAGGGCGATGCGGATCTGCTCAAGCGCATGTACGTCGAGGCGAAGCGCGCCGGACGGGACGGCGAGTTCTACATCTTCCATCTGGGTTGGCCGGATATCTCCGCCCGCTACAACGCGATCGGCCGCTTCGGGCGGATCTCGGAAGTCGCCACGCGTGTGGCCGGGCAATTGTCCGGCGAAGGTAACTCGGCCGCGTTCCGGGAATTCGCCTGGCGGTTCGTCAACATCATCGCGCGTGCATTGGTGGAACTGGGACAGCGGCCCGATTACCTGCTGATCCAACGGCACGTGATCAACATCGATGCGCTCTTCATCGAGTATGCGCAGCACTTCTTCGCCAAGGCCGAACCCAAGGCGTGGGACGTGGTCGTGCAACTGGAAGCGCGGCTCAACGAGAAAACCATTCCCCGGCACATGGTCGGGCGCGAGAAGCGCGTGGTCGCGATCGAGCAGTATCTGTCGCAGGCCCGCGTATTCGATCCGGTGCTGGATGGCTTGCGTTCGGCGGTGCGCTACGACCGCACCTACTTCGACAAGATCGTGGCGAGCCTGCTGCCGCTCCTGGAAAAGCTCACCACCGGCAAGATCGCACAACTGCTTGCGCCCGACTATCGCGACCTCGCCGATCCACGCCCGATCTTCGACTGGATGCAGGTGATTCGGAAACGCGCAATCGTGTACGTGGGTCTGGATGCGCTCTCCGATGCCGAAGTCGCCGCCGCAGTCGGCAACTCGATGTTCTCGGATCTCGTGTCGGTGGCCGGGCACATCTACAAGTTCGGGGTCGATGATGGCCTGCCGGGCGCCGCAGTCGGCGCGCAGATTCCGATCAATGTGCATGCGGATGAATTCAACGAACTGATGGGCGATGAATTCATCCCGATGATCAACAAGGGTGGCGGCGCCGGCGTGCAAGTGACGGCCTACACGCAAACCCTCTCGGACATCGAGGCGCGCATCGGCAACCGCGCGAAGGCCGGCCAGGTGATCGGCAACTTCAACAACCTCTTCATGCTGCGCGTACGCGAAACCGCGACCGCCGAACTGCTCACCCGGCAGTTACCGAAGGTTGACGTCTATACGGCCTCGGTCGTGAGCGGCGCCACCGACAGCTCCGATCCAAAGGGGAAAACCGCTTTCACCTCCAACACGGTCGATCGCGTCAGCGCCACCTCCGTGCCGATGATCGAACCGGCGCATGTGGTTGCGTTGCCCAAGGGGCAATGTTTCGCGCTGCTGGAGGGCGGCAACCTCTGGAAGATTCGCATGCCGTTGCCTGTGCCCGATCCGGACGATGCAATGCCGGAGAACCTGCAAGCCATGGCGCGTGCGATGCGCCAGCACTACACGGATGCGGGCGATTGGTGGGAAAGCACCGGTATCGAGGACCTGCAACAGCCCACGCTCCCGGCCGATCTGCTGGACGATTTCCGGCAGATGACCGCCAACGACGTCGACGCGGCCGCGTGA
- a CDS encoding TIGR03758 family integrating conjugative element protein yields the protein MNLTGDQLTAFQSNGGFSPTDCSVLLVSVVFVVVLIWGVWALRTAYAGWAARRLSNAQFLGVAARFAAMYVVLTFLLLS from the coding sequence ATGAACCTCACGGGCGATCAATTGACCGCGTTCCAGAGCAATGGTGGTTTCTCGCCCACCGACTGCTCGGTGCTGCTCGTCAGCGTCGTCTTCGTCGTGGTGCTGATCTGGGGCGTATGGGCGCTGCGCACTGCGTATGCGGGCTGGGCCGCACGGCGACTCTCCAACGCGCAGTTCCTCGGTGTCGCCGCACGCTTCGCCGCGATGTACGTGGTGCTGACCTTTCTTCTGCTTTCCTGA
- a CDS encoding TIGR03747 family integrating conjugative element membrane protein encodes MTDPATTAQRQQVHQQGLIAQIVTLPFRFLGVLIGSLFLAVLIEWVGMLVLWHDQGWHHAQAMLHHETEQLAADFFDSLLVHEPAHRAQVWLDGAYRMIIVKTGLLAWIRDADAQTHANSMKGTDLRHYLGLVAVHLEDYLLAALYTGLTFLVRLLVLIMVLPLFIIAAFTGFVDGLVRRDIRRFGAGRESGFLHHRAKATVMPMTVLPWIIYLSLPFSTNPLFVLLPCSVLLGLSIDVTAGTFKKYL; translated from the coding sequence ATGACCGATCCCGCCACCACCGCCCAACGCCAGCAGGTACACCAGCAAGGTCTGATTGCGCAGATCGTCACGCTGCCCTTTCGCTTTCTTGGTGTGCTGATTGGTTCACTCTTTCTCGCGGTGCTGATCGAATGGGTAGGCATGCTAGTGCTGTGGCACGATCAGGGCTGGCATCACGCGCAGGCGATGCTGCATCACGAGACGGAGCAGCTCGCCGCGGATTTCTTCGACAGCCTGTTGGTGCACGAGCCCGCGCATAGGGCGCAAGTTTGGCTTGATGGCGCTTACCGGATGATCATCGTCAAGACGGGCCTCCTTGCCTGGATACGCGACGCTGATGCACAGACCCATGCCAACAGCATGAAGGGCACCGACCTGCGTCACTACCTGGGTCTTGTCGCCGTCCACCTCGAGGACTATCTGCTCGCCGCGCTCTACACAGGCCTGACGTTCCTCGTGCGGCTACTGGTGCTGATCATGGTGTTGCCGCTCTTCATCATCGCCGCGTTCACCGGATTCGTCGACGGTCTGGTGCGGCGGGATATCCGGCGTTTCGGCGCCGGACGAGAATCCGGATTCCTTCATCATCGGGCCAAGGCGACCGTAATGCCGATGACGGTACTACCGTGGATCATTTATCTATCGCTACCCTTCTCCACTAATCCTCTTTTTGTTCTACTTCCCTGCTCTGTACTGCTCGGCTTATCGATCGACGTCACCGCCGGTACGTTCAAGAAATATCTATAG
- a CDS encoding TIGR03745 family integrating conjugative element membrane protein: MATRLRSCTLVRRLVRSTCAGAVSAFVTMPLLAYPGLPTLEDPSRGAGNGILQTLQNYGYDIVMLVALLIIASMFIGVCYHAYSTYSEIHTGRKTWGQFGLTVAVGALLLVVGIWLLTKATGIL; encoded by the coding sequence ATGGCTACGCGTCTCCGTTCTTGCACCCTCGTACGCCGCCTCGTCCGTAGCACGTGCGCGGGCGCTGTTTCCGCCTTCGTCACAATGCCCTTGCTGGCCTATCCGGGATTGCCCACGCTCGAAGATCCTTCGCGCGGCGCCGGCAACGGCATCCTGCAGACGCTGCAGAACTATGGCTACGACATCGTGATGCTGGTGGCGTTGCTGATCATCGCCTCGATGTTCATTGGCGTGTGTTACCACGCCTACAGCACGTATTCGGAGATTCACACCGGCCGCAAGACCTGGGGCCAGTTCGGTTTGACGGTGGCCGTCGGCGCGCTATTGCTGGTGGTGGGCATCTGGCTGCTCACCAAGGCCACTGGCATTTTGTGA